One Pelodiscus sinensis isolate JC-2024 chromosome 24, ASM4963464v1, whole genome shotgun sequence DNA segment encodes these proteins:
- the LOC142819473 gene encoding acetylgalactosaminyl-O-glycosyl-glycoprotein beta-1,3-N-acetylglucosaminyltransferase-like codes for MRRCATRILIIGGILWLAYNLKTKQRQTSWVSPNSGSVELSDGTYTFHLNYAAFQAEFPHLQSYRCRELIQGDDICSGSLGQRLLLLAIKSHPAATARRATARRTWAQPRLLRDYRVQHVFLIGVSPNPWHMALLGQESEKFGDVVLWDFTESHHNLSLKERCFLHWVGEHCGQADFIFKGDDDEFVNPPALVTYLHQTSNASSLIHGYMRYHSAVMRSTKYAISSVLFPQDIYPHFPSGGGFLMPRASIAALTMASERIPVFPLDDVYFGFLVLAAGLQFRHDEQFKVYGVRDELCLYREALVVHGVSLDRVEEVWRGLYVEHRCNVTGPVPS; via the exons ATGAGGCGCTGTGCTACCCGGATCCTGATCATCGGGGGGATCTTATGGCTAGCCTACAACCTGAAGACTAAGCAGAGACAGACCTCATGGGTCAGCCCCAACTCAGGCTCAGTGGAGCTCAGCGATGGGACTTACACCTTCCACTTGAATTATGCTGCCTTCCAGGCTGAGTTCCCCCACCTGCAGAGCTACCGATGCCGGGAGTTGATCCAAGGGGATGATATCTGCTCCGGGTCCCTGGGACAGCGGCTGCTACTCCTGGCCATAAAATCCcacccagctgccactgccagacGGGCCACCGCCCGCCGCACATGGGCCCAGCCCAGGCTGCTCAGGGACTACAGGGTGCAACATGTCTTCCTCATAGGAGTGTCCCCCAATCCCTGGCACATGgccctgctggggcaggagagtgagAAGTTTGGGGACGTGGTGCTGTGGGATTTCACTGAGAGCCACCACAACCTGTCGCTCAAGGAGCGCTGCTTCCTGCACTGGGTGGGTGAGCACTGCGGGCAGGCCGACTTCATCTTCAAAG GGGATGACGACGAGTTTGTGAAcccccctgccctggtgacctaCCTGCACCAGACGTCCAACGCCTCCTCGCTCATCCACGGCTACATGCGCTACCATTCAGCTGTGATGAGAAGCACAAAATATGCCATCTCCTCTGTGCTGTTCCCCCAGGACATCTACCCCCACTTCCCTTCCGGGGGTGGCTTCCTCATGCCCAGAGCCAGCATCGCAgccctgaccatggcctctgagCGTATCCCCGTCTTCCCGCTGGATGATGTCTACTTCGGTTTCCTggtgctggctgcagggctgcagtTCCGGCACGATGAGCAGTTCAAGGTCTACGGTGTGCGGGATGAGCTGTGTCTGTACCGGGAGGCACTGGTGGTGCACGGCGTGTCACTGGACCGGGTGGAGGAGGTCTGGAGAGGGCTGTATGTTGAGCATCGGTGCAACGTGACAGGGCCTGTCCCCTCTTAG